A stretch of the Microcella sp. genome encodes the following:
- a CDS encoding nucleoside phosphorylase translates to MAVTTHDDRQHHIQVAPGEVGRYVLLPGDPGRSEPIAQYFDDPVLVARNREYETWTGTLDGEKVSVTSTGIGCPSASIAMEELVKVGADTFIRVGTSGAMQPEIAPGDLGVISGAIRDEGTTLHYLPVEFPAVADIDVTRALAVGARSLGHTVHVGISQSKDSFYGQHEPGRMPVAGRLAERWSAWMAGGAICSEMEAAALYIVASTLRVRAGGIMLILGHHDQSPMTEAELAKGSMDNLLPPAIAGLRELIARDREAAA, encoded by the coding sequence ATGGCCGTCACGACACACGACGACCGGCAACACCACATTCAGGTCGCGCCAGGAGAAGTGGGCAGGTATGTGCTGCTCCCCGGCGACCCGGGCCGCAGCGAGCCGATCGCTCAGTACTTCGACGACCCCGTGCTCGTCGCTCGCAATCGCGAGTACGAGACGTGGACAGGCACGCTCGACGGCGAGAAGGTATCGGTGACATCGACGGGCATCGGATGCCCCTCAGCATCGATCGCCATGGAGGAGCTCGTCAAGGTGGGCGCTGACACCTTCATCAGGGTGGGCACCTCGGGTGCCATGCAGCCCGAGATCGCGCCGGGCGACCTCGGTGTCATCAGTGGCGCCATCCGCGACGAAGGCACGACTCTGCACTATCTGCCGGTCGAGTTTCCGGCCGTGGCCGATATCGATGTCACTCGCGCGCTTGCCGTCGGCGCTCGCTCGTTGGGGCACACGGTGCACGTCGGAATCAGTCAGTCGAAAGACTCGTTCTACGGCCAGCACGAGCCCGGTCGCATGCCGGTCGCCGGCAGACTCGCTGAACGCTGGTCGGCCTGGATGGCGGGTGGCGCAATTTGCTCAGAGATGGAGGCCGCGGCGCTCTACATCGTTGCGTCGACGTTGCGCGTGCGTGCGGGCGGCATCATGCTCATCCTCGGCCACCACGACCAGTCGCCGATGACCGAGGCGGAGCTGGCCAAGGGCTCGATGGATAACCTGCTGCCGCCGGCGATCGCGGGTCTTCGCGAACTGATCGCTCGTGATCGCGAGGCGGCGGCATGA
- a CDS encoding energy-coupling factor transporter transmembrane component T family protein produces MSMQGALPVSLIPGDSVMHRIHPLPKMIWVVLYVVVAFMTQNIFLLYGMAAFALFLAIVSGVIRPMLKAAFIIVPIGSSLLALQLMAPAVEQPWTQIAEFGPITLYEDGLYYGLVLLGRIVACLLMALVVVMTTHPSDLFTTLSKLKVPYTLNFMMAMTLQLIPVFQREVGIILSAQKSRGMKGNGFQAVLPSFVPVFVGAIERVQQLSISLESRGFGSAGHKSSYRQVKGKPTDVILALVGVAGAATLGTMSIMRGGWNVSELLVVEPATAVIVWVVSASLFLSIILFALILSFKQS; encoded by the coding sequence ATGTCTATGCAAGGAGCCCTGCCGGTCTCACTGATTCCCGGCGACTCGGTCATGCACCGCATTCACCCGTTGCCCAAGATGATCTGGGTCGTGCTCTACGTCGTCGTGGCCTTCATGACTCAGAACATCTTCCTGCTCTACGGCATGGCAGCATTCGCACTGTTCTTGGCGATCGTCAGCGGCGTCATCCGCCCCATGCTCAAGGCGGCGTTCATCATCGTGCCGATCGGCTCGTCTCTGCTGGCGCTGCAGCTCATGGCACCTGCCGTCGAGCAGCCGTGGACGCAGATCGCCGAATTCGGGCCGATCACGCTTTATGAAGACGGGCTGTATTACGGTCTCGTGCTGCTGGGGCGCATCGTCGCCTGCCTGCTGATGGCGCTCGTCGTGGTGATGACCACGCACCCGAGCGACCTGTTCACGACCCTGTCGAAGCTCAAGGTGCCGTACACGTTGAACTTCATGATGGCGATGACGCTGCAGTTGATTCCGGTCTTCCAGCGCGAGGTCGGCATCATTCTGAGTGCTCAGAAGTCTCGGGGCATGAAGGGCAACGGTTTTCAAGCAGTGCTTCCAAGCTTCGTGCCCGTCTTCGTGGGCGCGATCGAACGCGTGCAGCAGCTCTCGATCTCGCTGGAGTCGCGCGGGTTCGGGTCTGCAGGCCACAAGTCGTCGTATCGGCAGGTGAAAGGAAAACCGACCGACGTCATTCTCGCCCTCGTCGGAGTCGCGGGAGCAGCGACGCTGGGCACGATGTCGATCATGCGCGGCGGCTGGAACGTCAGCGAGCTGCTGGTGGTGGAGCCGGCGACGGCCGTCATCGTCTGGGTGGTCTCCGCCTCGCTCTTCCTCAGCATCATCCTGTTCGCGCTCATCCTGTCGTTCAAGCAGAGCTAG
- a CDS encoding energy-coupling factor ABC transporter ATP-binding protein, translating into MPSPAEARSNAPHAIVVNDAHYVYPHGKVVALDGVSVTVEHGEILGIIGQNGSGKTTLTKLLNGLLKPSSGEVMINGISTAGRTVQEMSAHIGYVFQNPNHQLFARTIQAELEFGPTNIGIEGDELAERVARAVEFFGLRDVIDEHPYRVSFPIRKLVGIASIVTMEPSILILDEPSTGQDHQTTSIINDLMGKLADQGTTVVCVSHDMPLLADVVKRVIVMKDAQIIADASPREVFADKTLMARTNLQAPQVTEIALQTVVPHGGPVALTPAELVDDLVARLERQG; encoded by the coding sequence ATGCCGTCGCCTGCCGAAGCCCGGTCGAACGCTCCCCACGCCATCGTGGTCAACGATGCCCACTACGTGTATCCGCACGGCAAGGTTGTCGCCCTCGATGGCGTGAGCGTGACCGTCGAGCACGGCGAGATTCTGGGCATCATCGGCCAGAACGGATCAGGCAAGACGACGCTCACCAAACTGCTCAATGGGCTCTTGAAGCCGTCAAGCGGAGAGGTGATGATCAACGGCATCTCGACGGCGGGCCGTACCGTGCAAGAGATGTCTGCTCACATCGGCTACGTGTTTCAGAACCCCAATCACCAGCTGTTCGCTCGCACCATTCAGGCGGAACTCGAGTTCGGGCCGACGAATATCGGCATCGAAGGCGACGAGCTCGCTGAGCGAGTGGCTCGTGCGGTCGAGTTCTTCGGGCTTCGAGATGTCATCGACGAGCACCCCTATCGCGTCAGCTTTCCGATCAGGAAGCTCGTCGGAATCGCCTCTATCGTCACGATGGAGCCTTCCATCTTGATTCTCGACGAACCATCGACCGGCCAAGATCACCAGACAACGTCGATCATCAACGACTTGATGGGCAAGCTTGCCGATCAAGGCACGACGGTCGTCTGCGTCTCGCACGACATGCCGCTGCTGGCGGATGTGGTGAAGCGCGTCATCGTCATGAAAGACGCGCAGATCATCGCAGACGCCTCGCCTCGAGAGGTCTTCGCCGACAAGACGCTGATGGCCCGCACGAACCTGCAAGCACCGCAGGTGACCGAGATCGCCCTGCAGACCGTTGTTCCGCACGGTGGCCCCGTGGCACTCACCCCAGCTGAACTCGTCGACGATCTCGTCGCCCGACTCGAACGCCAAGGCTAG
- a CDS encoding ECF transporter S component — MTNAPVASAPKKSSRFNRNNLPTTLIVTLIPVCVALNIVGGYIASALRLPVYLDMIGTAISAIVLGPWWGALVGVLTNTGSALITGPVSLPFALVNVVGALLWGYGVRSWGLGRTIPRFFLLNIIVAVACTIVAAPIIVLVFGGATGAGADALTGTFLAVGQNLAGSVFSSNILTSLADKIIAGFVALAIIEALPKSLTQNLDIVKATPLKGVLLAVAGVVIGVLIVVVFLAINAGA; from the coding sequence ATGACCAACGCCCCAGTGGCTTCTGCTCCGAAGAAGAGCAGTCGCTTCAACCGCAACAACCTGCCGACGACACTGATCGTCACGCTCATTCCGGTGTGCGTGGCCCTCAACATCGTCGGCGGCTACATCGCGTCTGCTCTGCGACTGCCGGTCTACCTCGACATGATCGGCACCGCGATCTCTGCGATCGTGCTCGGCCCCTGGTGGGGGGCGCTCGTCGGTGTTCTCACGAACACCGGCTCGGCGCTCATCACCGGTCCGGTGAGCTTGCCGTTCGCTCTCGTCAACGTCGTCGGCGCCCTGCTCTGGGGCTACGGCGTGCGCTCGTGGGGCCTCGGCCGCACGATCCCGCGGTTCTTCCTGCTGAACATCATCGTCGCTGTCGCGTGCACCATCGTGGCCGCGCCGATCATCGTTCTGGTCTTCGGTGGCGCGACCGGCGCGGGTGCTGACGCACTCACCGGCACGTTCCTCGCGGTCGGGCAGAATCTCGCGGGGTCTGTGTTCTCGTCGAACATTCTGACGTCTCTGGCCGACAAGATCATCGCGGGCTTCGTAGCACTAGCGATCATCGAAGCGTTGCCGAAATCGTTGACACAGAATCTCGACATAGTGAAGGCGACACCATTGAAAGGCGTGCTTCTTGCCGTCGCCGGTGTCGTCATCGGCGTGCTCATCGTCGTCGTGTTCCTCGCCATCAACGCTGGCGCATAG
- a CDS encoding nucleoside phosphorylase: MSGLDADLQHHLHLRRGDVGRYVLLPGDPGRCEPIAALFDDARHVASNREYTTYTGTLDGVAVSVVSTGIGCPSSAIAVEELIKLGADTFIRVGTSGAIQPDTPSGTLAIVTAAIRDEGTSSHYLPMEFPAIADPLVVDALTEAARRTGAPWQRGVTQSKDSFYGEVEPERMPMAAMLAERWAAWVAGGAICSEMEASTIFLISAIHRARAGGIMQVHNDAVGGEIDQNREHLLATAVESLRVLIAHDRSGASWP; the protein is encoded by the coding sequence ATGAGCGGCCTCGACGCTGATCTTCAGCATCACCTGCATCTGCGCCGCGGCGATGTCGGCCGCTACGTCTTGTTGCCGGGTGACCCCGGCCGCTGCGAGCCCATTGCTGCTCTGTTCGACGATGCCCGCCACGTCGCGAGCAACCGGGAGTACACGACATATACGGGAACCCTGGACGGCGTCGCCGTCAGCGTGGTCTCCACCGGTATCGGATGCCCCTCGTCGGCGATCGCTGTCGAAGAGCTCATCAAGCTCGGTGCCGACACCTTCATCCGCGTCGGCACGTCGGGGGCCATCCAGCCCGATACCCCCTCGGGCACACTCGCGATCGTGACCGCGGCCATTCGCGACGAAGGCACCTCGAGCCACTATTTGCCCATGGAGTTTCCGGCGATCGCCGACCCACTGGTCGTCGATGCGCTCACGGAGGCCGCACGCCGCACGGGCGCACCCTGGCAACGCGGTGTCACGCAGTCAAAAGACTCGTTCTACGGCGAAGTTGAACCCGAGCGCATGCCGATGGCGGCCATGCTCGCCGAGCGCTGGGCTGCATGGGTGGCGGGCGGGGCGATCTGCTCTGAGATGGAAGCGTCGACCATCTTTCTGATCAGTGCCATTCACCGTGCAAGAGCAGGCGGCATCATGCAAGTGCACAATGACGCCGTCGGCGGGGAGATCGACCAGAACCGCGAGCATCTTCTCGCCACGGCCGTGGAGTCGTTGCGCGTGCTGATCGCACACGATCGTTCGGGCGCTTCATGGCCTTGA
- a CDS encoding MFS transporter codes for MALTADSERLARVAPEYVARMREHQKRNVTLMILDGAAFALVLSMLSETTIIPAFVEGLTGSAVLVGLVGAIFALGRYAPQLIGAHLVLGRERRKPLFVTIIVGQRIGILAVAASAQLAGTLDTSLVVVLFLISFGMYAALAGIIGPVFGDFVAKAVPVGRGLFFGTVQLIGGLLGFGAALVAENVIREYPFPVGNQILFWAAVAGSLVSLVLVSFLKEERLPDPAPRPAFTRTLASIPGILRTDPDYRRYLVGRLLQAIAAGGMGFVVVAGLQGSTLVPSDAALLAAAFILAQAVLGFGLGALGNAVGWRAVMVTGGALMAVGFAVAAVGGSLTVSIIAMAMLGGANSLVFVGDQNMSIELAPPGATSVYLGLTSTALGPFFIAGPLLAGVLSPVVGFTPVFIAAAVLAGAGALLCLRVREPRHRVATGERHDEVLP; via the coding sequence ATGGCCTTGACGGCCGATTCGGAGCGACTCGCTCGAGTTGCTCCGGAGTACGTCGCTCGCATGCGCGAGCACCAGAAGCGCAACGTCACCCTGATGATCCTCGACGGGGCGGCATTCGCACTCGTGCTCTCGATGCTGAGCGAGACGACGATCATTCCTGCCTTCGTCGAAGGCTTGACGGGCAGTGCAGTGCTCGTCGGGCTCGTCGGAGCGATCTTCGCTCTCGGGCGGTATGCGCCGCAGCTGATCGGAGCGCACCTCGTGCTCGGTCGCGAGCGCCGCAAGCCTCTGTTCGTCACCATCATCGTCGGGCAGCGCATCGGAATTCTGGCCGTCGCGGCGAGCGCGCAGCTCGCGGGCACGCTCGACACCTCGCTCGTCGTCGTGCTGTTCTTGATCTCGTTCGGAATGTACGCGGCGCTCGCGGGCATCATCGGGCCCGTCTTCGGCGACTTCGTCGCGAAGGCGGTTCCGGTCGGGCGCGGTCTCTTCTTCGGCACTGTGCAATTGATCGGCGGGCTTCTCGGCTTCGGTGCGGCGCTCGTCGCCGAAAACGTCATTCGCGAGTACCCCTTTCCGGTGGGCAACCAGATTCTGTTCTGGGCGGCCGTCGCCGGCTCGTTGGTCTCGCTCGTGCTCGTGAGTTTCTTGAAAGAAGAGCGCCTGCCTGACCCCGCGCCGCGACCGGCGTTTACGCGAACGCTGGCGAGCATCCCGGGCATTCTGCGCACTGACCCCGATTACCGGCGCTACCTCGTTGGCCGCCTTCTCCAGGCGATCGCGGCGGGCGGCATGGGCTTCGTCGTCGTCGCAGGCTTGCAGGGCTCGACGCTGGTGCCCTCTGATGCAGCGCTGCTCGCCGCGGCGTTCATTTTGGCTCAAGCGGTGCTGGGTTTCGGGCTCGGCGCGCTCGGCAACGCCGTGGGCTGGCGAGCAGTCATGGTGACGGGCGGCGCACTCATGGCAGTCGGGTTCGCGGTCGCGGCCGTCGGCGGATCACTGACGGTCAGCATCATCGCCATGGCGATGCTCGGAGGGGCGAACTCACTCGTGTTTGTCGGCGACCAGAACATGTCGATCGAACTCGCCCCGCCGGGCGCGACGAGCGTGTACCTCGGGCTCACGTCGACCGCGCTGGGTCCCTTCTTCATCGCCGGTCCGTTGCTGGCAGGCGTGCTGTCTCCGGTGGTCGGCTTCACCCCGGTCTTCATCGCAGCAGCCGTGCTCGCGGGCGCGGGGGCCCTGCTGTGCCTGCGCGTGCGGGAGCCTCGCCATCGCGTTGCCACCGGCGAGCGCCACGACGAGGTGCTGCCATGA
- a CDS encoding ATP-binding cassette domain-containing protein: MTDPIITFDNVTYTYPGTEEPALNSIDFSVMPGEYVAVLGLNGAGKTTLGLCVNGVVPTMLGGEMTGSVTVAGLEVGEYAVREMAKVVGIVFDNPEFQMSQLSVAEEIALGLENAGVPYEEMIRIIPETLELVGLAGFEKRSPLGLSGGQQQRLAIAAVLAMSPQILIMDEPTSNLDPIGKQEVFDMAATLNRDKGMTVIVIEHEVEVMARYADRVVVLDHGRVVMNGTPQEIFSRVDELAALHLRVPESAALATMLSERGLWKGDVPTRTETAVSAINTLLEAQRG; the protein is encoded by the coding sequence ATGACCGACCCCATCATCACTTTTGACAATGTCACCTACACCTATCCCGGCACAGAAGAGCCGGCACTGAACTCGATCGATTTCTCTGTCATGCCCGGCGAGTACGTGGCTGTGCTGGGACTCAATGGAGCCGGAAAGACCACGCTCGGCCTCTGCGTCAACGGAGTTGTACCGACGATGCTCGGCGGTGAGATGACCGGTTCGGTCACCGTCGCGGGTCTCGAGGTCGGCGAGTACGCCGTGCGAGAGATGGCGAAAGTCGTCGGCATCGTGTTCGACAACCCGGAGTTTCAGATGAGCCAGCTCTCGGTTGCTGAGGAGATTGCGCTTGGACTCGAGAACGCAGGCGTGCCCTATGAAGAGATGATCCGCATTATTCCCGAGACGCTCGAGCTTGTCGGCCTCGCTGGGTTCGAGAAGCGCTCGCCTCTCGGCCTCTCGGGCGGTCAGCAGCAGCGTCTCGCGATCGCCGCCGTCTTGGCGATGAGCCCGCAGATTCTCATCATGGACGAGCCGACGTCGAACCTCGACCCGATCGGCAAGCAAGAAGTGTTCGATATGGCGGCGACGCTGAACCGTGACAAGGGCATGACCGTCATCGTGATTGAGCACGAGGTGGAGGTCATGGCCCGTTATGCCGACCGTGTCGTCGTTCTCGACCACGGCCGTGTCGTCATGAACGGCACCCCTCAAGAGATCTTCAGCCGAGTCGACGAACTGGCTGCCCTGCACTTGCGCGTTCCGGAGAGCGCCGCCCTCGCCACCATGCTGAGCGAGCGCGGGCTGTGGAAGGGCGATGTTCCCACCCGCACAGAGACAGCCGTCAGCGCCATCAATACCCTTTTGGAGGCCCAGCGTGGCTAA